In one window of Camelina sativa cultivar DH55 chromosome 15, Cs, whole genome shotgun sequence DNA:
- the LOC104745315 gene encoding probable thionin-2.4: MEGKNLILTVLVMSLFIPQIQVDAKSCCPSSIARSIYISCRLAGSTKSFCARLGKCIFVSAKTCPDGYTNDIFENTGDVVHEYCKLGCVSSVCSALTTLGNSDGSETEAIKKCASACSTVCTKGSMNVTETA; this comes from the exons ATGGAGGGCAAAAATTTGATTCTAACTGTGCTCGTAATGAGTCTGTTCATACCACAAATTCAAGTTGACGCAAAAAGTTGTTGTCCGTCCAGCATTGCTAGATCTATCTATATTAGTTGCCGCCTGGCGGGTAGTACAAAGTCATTCTGTGCAAGACTCGGTAAGTGCATATTCGTTAGTGCGAAGACATGTCCTGACGGATATACGAACGACATTTTCGAAAACACAG GTGATGTTGTTCATGAATATTGCAAGTTAGGGTGTGTATCATCCGTGTGCAGTGCGTTAACCACTCTCGGGAACTCCG ATGGAAGTGAAACCGAAGCGATTAAAAAATGTGCCAGCGCATGTTCTACAGTTTGCACCAAGGGTTCGATGAATGTAACTGAAACTGCATAG
- the LOC104748131 gene encoding protein CWC15 homolog translates to MTTAARPTWPPAKGGNEQGGARIFGPSQKYSSRDVAAHTTLKPRDHEDGIIPRSVDADDSHVDNKNNDESDDDDEDDTEALMAKLDQIKKERVEERLRKVF, encoded by the exons ATGACGACTGCAGCACGACCTACCTGGCCTCCAGCTAAGGGAGGTAACGAGCAAGGTGGTGCTCGGATCTTTGGTCCGTCTCAGAAGTATTCGTCCCGTGATGTCGCCGCTCACACAACTTTAAAGCCGAG GGATCATGAAGATGGGATTATTCCTCGCAGTGTAGATGCTGATGATTCTCATGTTGATAACAAAAATAACGATGAaagtgacgatgatgatgaggacGACACTGAAGCTCTTATGGCTAAACTCGACcagataaagaaagaaagagtggAAGAGAGGCTCAGGAAG GTTTTTTAA